The following proteins come from a genomic window of Streptomyces sp. NBC_00539:
- a CDS encoding serine hydrolase domain-containing protein: protein MIFRSVWLSAAVLALAVPSLSSVAASAASRPVEQLLPGVVSGTGNDGRTITVRDLLQHTSGLSDYIYDVFPGPSAQTYFANRWRAYQPEELVALALRHGPDFPAGTRWAYSNTNYVLAGMIIEKITGRTWEQQVHDRILRPLRLQHTDTPGTKPFLPHPHAANYQQFALDGPMVDTTIPYRPFDSGADGSMTGTARDLNRFFTALANGRLLRPAEFAAMRPTVAVPQDSGHPAGTRDGLGLFFTPLSCGDGYLGHGGSGFGYVIRTATTTDGRRTVTVSAHSRSADPQTAARQEDALRNLIDHALCRTT, encoded by the coding sequence GTGATCTTTCGTAGTGTGTGGTTATCAGCTGCGGTGCTTGCGCTGGCCGTGCCGTCTCTGTCCTCGGTTGCGGCTTCGGCCGCGTCACGCCCCGTGGAGCAACTGTTGCCCGGGGTCGTGTCCGGAACCGGAAACGACGGCCGGACGATCACCGTCCGCGACCTGCTGCAGCACACCAGCGGCCTGTCCGACTACATCTACGACGTCTTCCCCGGCCCCAGTGCCCAGACGTACTTCGCCAATCGGTGGCGTGCCTACCAGCCCGAAGAGCTGGTAGCCCTGGCCCTGCGCCATGGGCCTGACTTCCCAGCCGGCACTCGCTGGGCGTACTCCAACACGAACTACGTACTTGCCGGAATGATCATCGAGAAGATCACCGGCCGCACGTGGGAACAGCAGGTCCACGACCGCATCCTGCGCCCCCTGCGCCTGCAGCACACCGACACCCCGGGCACAAAGCCCTTCCTCCCGCATCCGCACGCGGCCAATTACCAGCAGTTCGCCCTGGACGGCCCGATGGTCGACACCACGATCCCCTACCGTCCCTTCGACAGTGGGGCCGACGGCTCGATGACCGGCACGGCCCGCGACCTCAACCGCTTCTTCACCGCCCTGGCCAACGGACGGCTGCTGAGGCCCGCCGAGTTCGCTGCCATGCGGCCCACAGTCGCGGTGCCGCAGGACAGCGGCCACCCGGCAGGCACCCGGGACGGCCTGGGACTGTTCTTCACCCCCCTGTCCTGCGGCGACGGTTACCTCGGGCATGGAGGAAGCGGCTTCGGATATGTCATCCGGACCGCGACAACCACAGACGGCCGACGTACTGTCACCGTCTCCGCGCACAGCCGCTCCGCGGACCCGCAGACCGCTGCCCGTCAGGAAGACGCACTGCGCAACCTCATCGACCACGCTCTGTGCCGCACCACATGA
- the fxsT gene encoding FxSxx-COOH system tetratricopeptide repeat protein — translation MTNYASAAVPGWAAQAWVIWPVFAVLVAVSIGLLLWGRHLDTAARPPARLAPVSRLARDQQASLRPPHVQRVRGREGELAVLTGMLRRPQGRFAVLCAVGGMGKTTVAAQLATQAEAAGWRVFWVRWRDGAELAQQMVQVALACGLPEAELEAARAGRASHPDVVWRQLGRVRKWLLVVDNADEPHEIGPAGEPVADYRGWIRPYGRGLLVVTSRDGSEQSWGPCAQLLPLEPLAVRPAGQALLDAAPAAGTAEQARELAARLGGLPLALHAAGTYLAGPTSRYRTFAAYRQALEQELRSLLGAAHPNASRPQVARAVVRHTWEVSLDQLAGEGNALARPVLRLLALLAQAPVPLSLITPELLSVVTGHDVTPVALEAAFAGLHRYGLLGLPHSPGSTGPASGSGEGAQAVLHPLIREINAVALAAETSDLAVWHQALAERLTTAVHETIQRGRAGWPAAVLLAPHLPLLLDYADPRTATHHRTTLNDLAQVLQKAGAFGAARLLHERVLDVETRMLGPEHPDTLTSRNDLGNALFGMGEPAEAIRLLRQTLEDRTRILGPEHPDTLTSRNDLACALDGTGEHAEAVGLLRQTLNDRTRVLGPEHPHTLASRDSLGLALDGMGEHAQAVRMHRSTLDDRIRVLGPEHHLTLLSGHNLASALTRAGQQTEAIQLLRQAFNDHARILGDEHPHTLAGRDSLGLALHATGEHAQAIRLLRQTLEDRTRILSPEHPDTLASRHNLALALTSAGEQAEAIDLLRRTLDDRARILGDEHTHTLSTRNALETALAMSTQRPQSRWWHWLRPRNVASGGG, via the coding sequence GTGACCAACTACGCCAGCGCGGCGGTGCCTGGCTGGGCGGCGCAGGCATGGGTGATCTGGCCGGTGTTCGCCGTGCTGGTGGCGGTCAGTATCGGGCTGTTGCTGTGGGGCCGACATCTGGACACCGCAGCAAGGCCCCCGGCGCGGCTGGCACCGGTGAGCCGACTGGCCCGGGACCAGCAGGCTTCGTTACGCCCCCCGCATGTTCAGCGCGTACGGGGGCGTGAGGGCGAACTCGCCGTGCTGACAGGCATGCTTCGGCGGCCACAAGGCCGGTTCGCGGTGCTGTGCGCGGTCGGCGGGATGGGCAAGACAACGGTGGCCGCGCAACTGGCCACCCAGGCCGAGGCGGCGGGCTGGCGAGTGTTTTGGGTGCGCTGGCGTGACGGTGCCGAGCTGGCGCAGCAAATGGTGCAGGTGGCGCTGGCCTGCGGCCTTCCGGAGGCAGAGCTGGAGGCCGCGCGAGCGGGGCGGGCGAGCCATCCGGATGTGGTCTGGCGACAGTTGGGCCGGGTGCGGAAGTGGCTGCTGGTCGTGGACAACGCCGACGAGCCGCACGAGATCGGCCCGGCAGGGGAGCCGGTGGCCGACTATCGCGGCTGGATCCGTCCTTACGGCCGGGGCCTGCTGGTGGTGACCAGCCGGGATGGCAGCGAGCAGAGCTGGGGTCCGTGTGCACAGCTGCTGCCACTGGAGCCGCTGGCGGTGCGGCCTGCGGGGCAGGCCCTGCTGGACGCTGCTCCCGCAGCCGGCACCGCCGAGCAGGCCCGGGAGCTGGCGGCGCGACTGGGCGGGCTGCCACTGGCGTTGCACGCGGCCGGCACCTATCTGGCCGGACCCACCAGCCGCTACCGCACCTTCGCCGCCTACCGCCAGGCCCTGGAACAGGAACTGCGGTCCCTGTTGGGAGCGGCGCACCCGAATGCCTCCCGTCCGCAGGTCGCCCGCGCCGTGGTGCGGCACACCTGGGAGGTTTCCTTGGATCAGCTCGCCGGGGAGGGCAACGCTCTGGCCCGCCCCGTGTTGCGACTGCTGGCCCTGCTGGCTCAGGCCCCCGTCCCACTGTCCCTGATCACCCCGGAGCTGCTGTCCGTCGTCACCGGACACGACGTCACCCCGGTGGCACTGGAAGCCGCGTTCGCCGGCCTGCACCGCTACGGTCTCCTCGGCCTGCCCCACTCTCCCGGCAGCACCGGCCCGGCGTCGGGCAGCGGTGAGGGGGCACAGGCGGTGCTGCATCCCCTGATCCGAGAGATCAACGCTGTCGCCCTCGCGGCCGAGACCTCCGATCTCGCCGTGTGGCACCAGGCTCTTGCCGAGCGGCTGACCACGGCCGTGCACGAGACCATCCAGCGCGGGCGCGCCGGTTGGCCTGCAGCCGTGCTCCTCGCCCCCCACCTGCCGCTGCTGCTCGACTATGCGGACCCGCGCACTGCCACACACCACCGCACCACTCTCAACGACCTGGCGCAGGTGCTGCAGAAGGCCGGCGCTTTCGGTGCGGCGCGCCTGCTGCACGAACGGGTCCTCGACGTCGAGACCCGCATGCTGGGCCCCGAGCACCCCGATACCTTGACCAGCCGCAACGACCTGGGCAATGCCTTGTTCGGAATGGGAGAGCCGGCCGAGGCAATACGCCTGCTCCGGCAGACCCTGGAGGACCGCACCCGAATCCTGGGCCCCGAGCACCCCGACACCTTGACCAGCCGCAATGACCTCGCATGCGCTTTGGACGGGACGGGTGAACATGCCGAGGCGGTAGGTCTGCTGCGGCAGACCCTCAACGACCGTACCCGTGTCCTGGGCCCCGAACATCCGCATACCCTGGCCAGCCGGGACAGCCTCGGTCTCGCGCTGGACGGGATGGGCGAGCACGCACAAGCAGTGCGCATGCACCGCAGCACCTTGGACGACCGCATCCGTGTCCTGGGCCCCGAGCACCACCTCACCCTGCTCAGCGGCCACAACCTCGCCAGCGCCCTGACCAGGGCGGGTCAGCAGACGGAAGCGATACAGCTGCTGCGGCAGGCGTTCAACGACCACGCCCGCATTCTGGGCGACGAGCATCCGCACACGCTGGCCGGCCGGGACAGCCTCGGTCTCGCGCTGCACGCGACGGGCGAGCACGCACAAGCAATACGCCTGCTCCGGCAGACCCTGGAGGACCGCACCCGAATCCTGAGCCCCGAGCACCCGGATACCCTTGCCAGTCGCCACAACCTCGCCCTCGCTTTGACCAGTGCAGGTGAGCAGGCCGAGGCGATAGACCTGCTGCGCCGAACCCTCGATGACCGGGCTCGCATCCTGGGCGACGAGCACACGCATACCTTGAGCACCCGCAACGCGCTGGAGACAGCGCTGGCCATGTCCACCCAACGGCCACAGAGCCGGTGGTGGCACTGGCTGCGGCCCAGGAACGTCGCATCCGGTGGCGGTTGA
- the uvrA gene encoding excinuclease ABC subunit UvrA has product MNKDARDPFVHVRGASENNLRNIDVDVPRDAMVAFTGVSGSGKSSLAFGTLYAEAQRRYFESVAPYARRLLQQVGAPHVQEITGLPPAVALQQRRGSPSSRSTVGTLTTLSNLLRMLYSRAGTYPPGAARLEAESFSPNTAAGACPECHGLGVVHDVAEDLLVPDPSLSIREGAIAAWPGAWQGANLRSVVSGLGIDIDRPWRRLRKKHRDWLLYTDEQPSVYIEPEEDRVDYGYQGKFWSARKHVMHVLADSKSEKMRERALRFVRSVPCPGCHGSGLRPEALAVTFAGRSIAEINAMPLTGVVALLRPVAGRSEADATTSTARSGETTEVAVRICGDLVARVEVLLDLGLGYLSLGRRSTTLSPGEAQRLRIATQLRSGLFGVVYVLDEPSAGLHPADAEPLLDVLDRLKAAGNSLFVVEHDMDVVRRADWVVDIGPGAGEGGGRVLYSGPVAGLERVGESATSQYLFGRARPLDHRPRTPHGWLHLRGVSRHNLHDVSVDVPLRVLTAVTGVSGSGKSTLVTQVLAEVVRGHLGLVPEEADEAQLEVDVQDASGVESFDRLVRVDQRPIGRTPRSNLATYTGMFDAVRKLFATTDEARARGYSAGRFSFNVPEGRCETCQGEGFVAVELLFLPGTYAPCPTCQGARYNAETLEVAYRGKNIAEVLALSVDDAAEFLSAVPAASRSLETLREVGLGYLRLGQPATELSGGEAQRIKLATELQRARRGHALYLLDEPTAGLHPSDIALLLTQLHRLVDAGNTVVLVEHDLDTIATADWVIDLGPGGGDAGGRVVAAGPPAKVARARRSATAPYLAARLARS; this is encoded by the coding sequence GTGAACAAGGACGCGAGAGACCCTTTCGTACATGTCCGGGGCGCCAGTGAGAACAACCTGCGGAACATCGATGTCGACGTTCCGCGGGACGCGATGGTCGCCTTCACCGGCGTCTCCGGTTCGGGCAAGTCCTCGCTCGCGTTCGGCACGCTGTACGCGGAAGCCCAGCGGCGCTACTTCGAGTCCGTAGCACCGTACGCCCGAAGACTGTTGCAACAGGTCGGCGCACCCCACGTGCAGGAAATCACCGGCCTGCCACCCGCCGTGGCCCTACAACAGCGACGCGGGTCGCCCAGCTCGCGTTCGACGGTCGGCACCCTCACCACGCTGTCCAACCTGCTGCGCATGCTGTACTCCCGCGCCGGCACCTATCCGCCCGGGGCCGCACGGCTGGAAGCCGAGTCGTTCTCACCCAACACCGCGGCCGGCGCCTGCCCGGAGTGCCACGGACTAGGCGTCGTACACGACGTCGCCGAGGACCTGCTCGTCCCCGACCCCTCGCTGAGCATCCGCGAGGGGGCGATCGCCGCCTGGCCCGGTGCCTGGCAGGGCGCCAACCTGCGCAGTGTCGTCAGCGGCCTGGGGATCGACATCGACCGACCGTGGCGCAGGCTCAGGAAGAAGCACCGGGACTGGCTGCTGTACACGGACGAGCAGCCCTCCGTGTACATCGAGCCGGAGGAGGACCGGGTCGACTACGGCTACCAGGGCAAGTTCTGGAGCGCCCGCAAGCACGTCATGCACGTCCTCGCCGACTCCAAGAGCGAGAAGATGCGCGAACGGGCGCTCCGGTTCGTCAGGAGTGTGCCCTGCCCCGGGTGTCACGGCAGCGGACTGCGGCCGGAGGCGCTCGCCGTGACCTTCGCCGGACGTTCCATCGCCGAGATCAACGCGATGCCGCTCACCGGGGTCGTGGCGCTGCTGCGGCCCGTCGCGGGGCGGTCCGAGGCCGACGCCACCACGTCGACCGCCCGATCCGGGGAGACGACCGAGGTCGCGGTCCGGATCTGCGGCGATCTGGTCGCGCGGGTCGAGGTACTGCTTGACCTGGGCCTCGGTTATCTCAGCCTCGGGCGCCGTTCGACGACCCTGTCGCCCGGCGAGGCGCAACGCCTGCGGATCGCCACCCAGCTGCGCTCGGGGCTGTTCGGCGTCGTCTACGTCCTCGACGAACCCTCCGCGGGCCTGCACCCGGCTGACGCGGAGCCGCTGCTGGACGTGCTGGACCGACTCAAGGCGGCGGGCAACTCGTTGTTCGTCGTGGAGCACGACATGGACGTCGTACGGCGGGCGGACTGGGTGGTCGACATCGGCCCCGGTGCGGGCGAGGGCGGCGGGCGCGTGCTGTACAGCGGCCCGGTCGCCGGTCTTGAGCGGGTCGGGGAGTCGGCCACGAGCCAGTACCTGTTCGGGCGCGCCCGGCCGCTCGATCACCGGCCGCGCACGCCGCACGGCTGGCTGCACCTGCGCGGTGTCTCCCGCCACAATCTGCACGACGTGTCCGTCGACGTACCGCTTCGCGTACTGACGGCGGTGACGGGCGTGTCCGGTTCCGGAAAGTCGACGCTGGTGACGCAGGTGCTCGCCGAGGTCGTCCGCGGCCACCTCGGGCTCGTACCCGAGGAGGCGGACGAGGCGCAGCTGGAGGTCGACGTCCAGGACGCCTCGGGGGTCGAGTCGTTCGACCGGCTGGTCCGGGTCGACCAACGGCCCATCGGCCGGACTCCCCGGTCCAACCTGGCCACGTACACGGGAATGTTCGATGCGGTGCGCAAGCTGTTCGCGACGACGGACGAGGCCAGGGCGCGCGGCTACTCGGCCGGGCGGTTCTCCTTCAATGTGCCGGAAGGGCGGTGCGAGACCTGCCAGGGCGAGGGATTCGTCGCGGTGGAACTGCTGTTCCTGCCCGGCACCTACGCGCCGTGCCCGACCTGCCAGGGCGCCCGGTACAACGCCGAAACACTGGAAGTCGCCTATCGCGGCAAGAACATCGCGGAAGTGCTGGCGCTGTCCGTCGACGACGCCGCCGAGTTCCTGTCCGCCGTCCCGGCCGCCTCCCGCAGTCTGGAGACGCTGCGCGAGGTGGGACTGGGATACCTGCGGCTGGGCCAGCCCGCGACGGAACTCAGCGGTGGCGAGGCGCAACGCATCAAGCTGGCCACCGAACTGCAGCGAGCCCGCCGCGGGCACGCGCTCTACCTGCTCGACGAGCCGACGGCGGGGCTGCACCCCTCGGACATCGCGCTGCTGCTGACACAGCTGCACCGGCTCGTCGACGCCGGCAACACCGTAGTCCTCGTCGAGCACGACCTGGATACGATCGCCACCGCCGACTGGGTCATCGACCTGGGGCCGGGTGGCGGCGACGCGGGCGGGCGGGTTGTCGCGGCGGGCCCGCCGGCCAAGGTGGCGAGGGCCCGCCGCAGCGCCACCGCGCCCTATCTCGCGGCCCGCCTCGCCCGCTCCTGA
- a CDS encoding recombinase family protein, producing MAIPRDVEKRSSADTGTVITNPQVGIVGNSRRQSTWANGPADGFRHILIGYVRVSTADQNPDHQIDALLRAGVDRNNTPLDTESGAKAPHPGLDLVMQLLRERGTLKVTRLDRLSRVRPGPVNPNPRTTRRSNRTARAPLTANAGPTAGAPKRG from the coding sequence ATGGCGATTCCGAGAGATGTCGAAAAACGATCGTCTGCCGACACCGGCACCGTGATCACGAACCCGCAGGTGGGCATTGTCGGCAACTCGCGTCGACAATCAACGTGGGCCAACGGTCCGGCCGATGGATTCCGACACATATTGATCGGCTACGTACGGGTCTCGACCGCCGACCAGAACCCCGATCATCAGATCGACGCCCTGCTACGGGCCGGCGTGGACCGCAACAACACCCCCCTGGACACCGAGAGTGGCGCGAAGGCGCCCCACCCTGGGCTTGACCTCGTCATGCAGCTGCTGCGCGAACGCGGCACGCTGAAGGTCACCCGGCTCGACCGACTCTCCCGCGTTCGCCCGGGTCCCGTGAATCCGAACCCGAGGACGACGAGAAGGAGCAACCGCACGGCCCGTGCGCCCCTTACCGCCAACGCCGGGCCGACCGCCGGCGCCCCGAAGCGAGGGTGA
- a CDS encoding ATP-dependent DNA ligase, which produces MIPASPRNSSGLTFEQKFDGYRALVSTPLAPSGRVLLQTRRGSLVQRVFPDLVAAAEQLSVGLVLDGEVIAWDVGADALSFGGLQRRAAVRAGGASALAASLPVRGQARGGGLYPGGSAAVIMPAVGRSFQLPTPFPTTILGYEQSRGTSWD; this is translated from the coding sequence GTGATCCCCGCCTCGCCCCGTAACAGTTCGGGTCTCACATTTGAGCAGAAGTTCGACGGGTACCGGGCGTTGGTGTCCACTCCGTTGGCCCCAAGTGGGCGGGTGCTGCTCCAGACCCGCCGCGGCTCCCTGGTCCAGAGAGTGTTCCCGGACCTCGTCGCGGCCGCCGAGCAGCTGTCCGTCGGCTTGGTCCTGGACGGCGAGGTGATCGCCTGGGACGTGGGGGCCGACGCCCTGTCGTTCGGGGGGTTGCAGCGCCGGGCTGCCGTCCGCGCTGGCGGCGCCTCCGCGCTGGCCGCGTCACTGCCCGTCCGGGGGCAAGCGCGAGGGGGTGGCCTCTATCCAGGAGGCTCCGCCGCCGTGATCATGCCAGCCGTCGGGAGGTCATTTCAGTTGCCGACACCGTTCCCCACGACGATCTTGGGCTACGAGCAATCAAGGGGGACATCGTGGGACTGA
- a CDS encoding HopJ type III effector protein: protein MTDLNTLRASLASGEHEIADTLAFVAAHYEYQPQAFCNGELENATGENEGYCKTLGLALLEGLSDPGLAPTAPFTASATPTRTWRPSAPAGSDTSTN, encoded by the coding sequence ATGACTGATCTGAACACCCTGCGGGCAAGCCTCGCGTCGGGTGAGCACGAAATCGCCGACACCCTGGCCTTCGTCGCCGCGCACTACGAGTATCAGCCGCAGGCGTTTTGCAACGGGGAACTGGAAAATGCCACAGGTGAGAACGAGGGCTATTGCAAGACGCTGGGACTGGCCCTGCTGGAAGGGCTGAGCGACCCCGGGCTGGCGCCTACAGCACCGTTCACCGCTTCCGCCACGCCGACGCGCACCTGGAGGCCTTCCGCACCGGCCGGCAGTGACACGTCGACCAACTGA
- a CDS encoding penicillin-binding transpeptidase domain-containing protein, producing MPVPSRPRVAVLVTLLTLASAGLSGCSSEQPDAHRVKPSGAAGTAEAKPPVPKPAGAPGDILVGGRPVTGTVPSGHPRFPFRRTYTDGELYAPVTGYRSLAFGNTQLESILREDLDAGKDVATTIDPVVQRTAFDALRGRTGAAVALDARTGEIVALVSTPSYDPNSFSGYVTSDDKAWKQLNADAGKPLVNRALRDLHNPGSAAHIIVAAAALEKGLVASVDAPTRSPAVHTVPDSSVQFSGDPAHCTDASLRAALRYACQNVFARLATDLGAETLAATAESFGFNTEQMDTPARAFESKWPRKPGNAAQLALTANGLFDTTATPLQMAIVMGAIGNDGNWASPRVVTDPKTPTPSRRAVSQHTADQLRQAVGSSVNAWVPSASVTWAMAHTQAPGGRPLAVAVSVLSGADTSREAAQIAARVIEAAKQ from the coding sequence ATGCCCGTACCGTCACGCCCCCGCGTCGCTGTCCTTGTCACGCTGCTCACCCTGGCGTCGGCCGGTCTTTCGGGATGCTCCTCGGAGCAGCCCGACGCGCACAGGGTGAAGCCGTCCGGCGCGGCGGGGACGGCTGAGGCGAAACCGCCCGTGCCGAAGCCCGCGGGGGCGCCCGGTGACATCCTGGTGGGCGGCCGTCCTGTGACCGGTACGGTTCCCTCCGGGCACCCAAGGTTCCCGTTCCGGCGGACCTACACGGACGGGGAATTGTATGCGCCCGTCACCGGCTACCGCTCCCTGGCGTTCGGAAACACCCAGCTTGAGAGCATTCTGCGGGAGGACCTCGACGCGGGTAAGGACGTCGCGACCACCATCGATCCGGTGGTGCAGCGGACCGCCTTCGACGCGCTGCGCGGCCGTACCGGTGCGGCGGTCGCCCTCGACGCGCGGACGGGCGAAATCGTTGCGCTGGTCAGCACTCCCAGCTACGACCCCAACTCCTTCAGCGGATACGTCACCTCCGACGACAAGGCGTGGAAGCAGCTCAACGCGGACGCGGGCAAGCCCCTGGTCAACCGGGCTCTGCGCGACCTCCACAATCCAGGCTCCGCCGCCCACATCATCGTGGCGGCCGCGGCCCTGGAGAAAGGGCTGGTCGCGTCGGTGGACGCGCCCACGCGCAGCCCGGCCGTCCACACCGTCCCGGACAGCTCGGTGCAGTTCTCGGGGGACCCCGCACACTGCACCGACGCGAGTCTGCGCGCGGCCCTGCGGTATGCCTGCCAGAACGTCTTCGCCCGCCTGGCCACCGACCTGGGGGCGGAGACGCTGGCGGCCACGGCAGAGAGTTTCGGTTTCAACACGGAGCAGATGGACACGCCTGCGCGAGCTTTCGAAAGCAAGTGGCCCCGGAAACCGGGCAACGCCGCGCAGCTCGCGCTCACGGCGAACGGCCTCTTCGACACCACAGCCACCCCCCTGCAGATGGCGATCGTGATGGGCGCGATCGGCAACGACGGGAACTGGGCCTCTCCTCGCGTGGTGACCGATCCCAAAACTCCCACGCCCAGCCGACGTGCGGTCTCCCAGCACACCGCCGACCAGTTGCGGCAAGCGGTCGGCAGTTCGGTCAACGCGTGGGTGCCCTCAGCGTCGGTCACCTGGGCCATGGCACACACCCAGGCCCCCGGCGGCCGCCCCTTGGCCGTGGCCGTATCCGTCTTGAGCGGCGCCGACACTAGTCGGGAGGCCGCCCAGATCGCCGCGAGGGTCATCGAGGCCGCCAAGCAGTAG
- a CDS encoding PIG-L family deacetylase, giving the protein MTDRPLTLMAVHAHPDDEATGTGGVLARYAAEGVRTVLVTCTDGGCGDGPGGVKPGDPGHDPAAVALMRRQELLASCDVLEVSDLELLDYADSGMMGWSSNDAPGSFWRTPVEEGAARLAELMRHYRPDVVVTYDENGFYGHPDHIQAHRITMAALEMTALTPKVYWTTMPRSRMQRFMEIMRDFHEDMPEPDPAEAAAMAEIGLPDDEITTWVDTTAFSGQKFDALAAHASQGENIFFLKMGKEKFGKLMGMETFVRVKDATGAAVPENDLFAGLR; this is encoded by the coding sequence ATGACTGACCGGCCCTTGACGCTCATGGCTGTGCACGCGCACCCCGACGACGAGGCCACGGGAACCGGAGGGGTTCTCGCGCGGTACGCGGCGGAGGGCGTCCGCACGGTTCTCGTGACGTGTACCGATGGAGGTTGCGGTGACGGACCGGGGGGTGTCAAGCCTGGCGATCCCGGGCACGATCCGGCGGCGGTTGCCTTGATGCGCCGTCAAGAGCTCCTGGCGAGCTGTGATGTCCTCGAGGTCAGCGATCTGGAGCTGTTGGACTATGCCGACTCCGGGATGATGGGCTGGTCGAGCAACGATGCCCCCGGATCCTTCTGGCGGACTCCCGTAGAGGAGGGCGCCGCCCGACTTGCGGAACTCATGCGGCACTACCGGCCCGACGTGGTGGTCACTTACGACGAGAACGGCTTCTACGGCCACCCCGACCACATTCAGGCCCACCGCATCACGATGGCGGCGCTGGAGATGACCGCGCTGACACCCAAGGTGTACTGGACGACGATGCCCCGCTCCAGGATGCAGCGGTTCATGGAGATCATGAGAGATTTCCACGAGGACATGCCGGAGCCGGATCCGGCCGAGGCCGCGGCGATGGCCGAGATCGGCCTTCCCGACGATGAGATCACCACGTGGGTGGACACCACCGCGTTCAGCGGTCAGAAGTTCGATGCGCTGGCCGCACACGCCAGCCAGGGCGAGAACATCTTCTTCCTCAAGATGGGCAAGGAGAAGTTCGGCAAGCTGATGGGCATGGAGACCTTCGTACGGGTCAAGGATGCCACCGGCGCAGCCGTACCCGAGAACGATCTTTTCGCCGGACTGCGCTGA
- a CDS encoding serine hydrolase domain-containing protein: MNARAGGAALWAGICTLVVSGVFPAAAAEQAPALPPAGLKEAIEQTVADGFPGAVAYARNGERESRMAAGLADTASGERARPDHRFRIASNTKSFVSTVLLQLEGEGRISLDDSVEKWLPGMVQGNGNTGKAITIRQLLNHTSGIYDPTTEPEFFAPYLERHEWGHVYTPREVIARAVRHQPLFAPGGGWSYSNTNYLLAGLVIEAVTRHSAPSEIHRRILAPLGLKDTSFPLTDPAIHGPHLHGYDLTGRDVTRFSPSYDWTAGAMISTVNDLAHFHRALFTGRLLRPAQQRELLTTVQFPKAPAYGLGVQRMDVPCGSEQDTKPISVWETDGGGPGFTSVSLTTADNERQLVLAVNVYDLGEDLKGEPPVPRSKGLLKAQMTALCG; encoded by the coding sequence GTGAACGCACGTGCGGGGGGCGCAGCACTGTGGGCGGGGATTTGTACGTTGGTCGTATCAGGGGTCTTCCCGGCGGCCGCGGCGGAGCAGGCGCCGGCCTTGCCGCCCGCCGGCCTCAAGGAGGCCATCGAGCAGACGGTCGCGGACGGATTCCCGGGTGCCGTGGCATACGCCAGGAACGGAGAACGGGAGTCACGGATGGCGGCCGGGCTCGCGGACACGGCGAGTGGCGAGCGGGCCCGGCCGGACCATCGGTTCCGGATCGCCAGTAACACCAAGTCGTTTGTGTCGACGGTGCTTTTGCAGCTGGAGGGCGAAGGGCGGATCTCGCTCGACGACAGCGTGGAGAAATGGCTGCCCGGCATGGTCCAGGGAAACGGCAACACTGGCAAGGCCATCACCATCCGGCAACTGCTCAACCACACCTCCGGCATCTACGACCCCACCACCGAACCGGAGTTCTTCGCCCCCTACCTGGAGCGCCACGAATGGGGCCACGTTTACACCCCTCGGGAGGTGATCGCCCGTGCCGTCCGGCACCAGCCGCTCTTCGCGCCCGGCGGCGGCTGGTCGTACTCCAACACCAACTACCTCCTCGCCGGTCTGGTGATCGAGGCGGTAACACGTCACAGTGCGCCCTCCGAAATTCATCGGCGGATTCTCGCCCCGCTCGGCCTGAAGGACACCTCCTTCCCGTTGACCGATCCGGCCATTCACGGCCCCCATCTTCACGGCTACGACCTCACGGGACGCGACGTGACCCGATTCAGCCCGTCTTACGACTGGACTGCCGGCGCCATGATTTCCACGGTTAACGACCTGGCCCACTTCCACCGCGCCCTGTTCACCGGCCGGCTGCTGCGCCCCGCCCAGCAGCGCGAACTCCTGACAACGGTGCAGTTCCCCAAGGCGCCGGCGTACGGACTCGGCGTGCAGCGCATGGATGTGCCATGCGGCTCGGAGCAGGACACCAAGCCGATCAGTGTCTGGGAGACCGACGGCGGCGGGCCGGGCTTCACCAGCGTGTCCCTCACCACCGCCGACAATGAGCGACAGCTGGTCCTGGCCGTCAATGTCTACGACCTCGGCGAGGACCTCAAGGGCGAACCGCCCGTCCCCCGCAGCAAGGGACTGCTGAAGGCGCAGATGACAGCCCTGTGCGGCTGA